A window of the Eubalaena glacialis isolate mEubGla1 chromosome 9, mEubGla1.1.hap2.+ XY, whole genome shotgun sequence genome harbors these coding sequences:
- the SPINK4 gene encoding LOW QUALITY PROTEIN: serine protease inhibitor Kazal-type 4 (The sequence of the model RefSeq protein was modified relative to this genomic sequence to represent the inferred CDS: substituted 1 base at 1 genomic stop codon): MVLFTQMEELRALGLESALQVVQTFSHFQNLLAIAPDPAPGHHKLSVSAENKPFLDAKVQIGPSSLRPRQPRISTAVHLWVLTLALAALFLVDTGDASVGAAKFIFSRMPICEHMAESPVYPXIYDPVCGTDGVTYDSECKLCLARIKTVKQDIQIVNDGKC; the protein is encoded by the exons CCCTCGGGCTGGAGTCAGCTTTGCAAGTTGTCCAAACTTTTTCTCACTTCCAAAATCTGCTGGCCATAGCCCCAGACCCCGCCCCAGGCCACCACAAGCTCAGCGTCTCTGCAGAGAACAAACCCTTTCTAGATGCCAAGGTGCAGATAG GCCCCAGCTCACTCAGGCCACGTCAGCCCAGGATCAGCACGGCTGTCCACCTGTGGGTGCTCACCCTGGCCTTGGCTGCCCTCTTCCTTGTGGACACGGGTGA TGCCAGTGTCGGGGCAGCAAAGTTCATTTTCTCAAGAATG CCCATCTGTGAGCACATGGCAGAATCTCCAGTCTACCCCTAGATATATGACCCGGTCTGTGGCACTGACGGGGTCACGTATGACAGTGAATGCAAGCTCTGCTTGGCTCGGAT TAAGACTGTCAA ACAGGACATCCAGATCGTGAACGATGGCAAATGCTAA